The nucleotide window AGGCTTGAAGGTCAGCTCGACCGAGACTTCACCCGCCACGTTCTCGATCGCTTGCTCCAGCGCCGTCGCGCCCAAGGCGCACCATGGGCACACCACGTCGGAGATGAAATCGATGGTGACGGACGCGGTCATGACTGCCCCTGCTCCTCAGCCAGTTGTTTTCGGTACTGGGTAGTGGTGATCCCGGCATAGCCCCAGTTATCGGTGTCGACTTCTTCGATCACGATGTGTGTCAGGTCCGGGCGTTTGTTGAGGACGCGTTCCAGGGTTTCAGTGATTTCAGCGATCACCTGAGCTTTCTGCTCTGAGGTAACGCCATCGCGGGTAATGCGTACACTTACGAAAGGCATGAGGAATCTCCAGTGACCTTCTCATCGGAATGATGGGGAGGCGTTGGAGAGGAATGTATGAGGTTGGGTCAGGGGGATAAAGGTGGGGGCGGGAACATCATTAGTTACTTGGTGTAATGACTACGTCGATATTGATTGGAGACGCCACCGGAAAATATGGCCTAACCGTAAGGTTCATCACCAGCGATCAAAACGGCTTCAATCCGTGCTGACAAACCTCATCGTATTTTCGAGGAACTTGTGGCGAGGGAGCTTGCTCCCGCTTGAGTGCGTAGCACTCACAAATATCGGCAATGGTTGTCAGATTTTTGGGGCCGCTACGCAGCCCAGCGCGAGCAAGCTCGCTCGCCACAAAGGTAAGCATGACTGAAGAGTCTCGCCTAAATGAACAGCATTACGAGTCAATCGGGGCTTCTTGTACTTCGTTGAGCTCACATCTCGCTGACTTCAAACACAAACGAAATCTTCCGACTGCTCGCACTCCACACATAGCGAATGTGCTTCCCTTGCCTCGGAATAGAAACGGCCGGCGGTCGAAACGCGGCAACACATTCATGGCCAGGCAGACGAACGCTGTTGTAGAGCAATCCCCAAGACAACGTTTCGCGCAGTTGTCGGGCAAAGGCCTGGGCCGGACCGTAGGCGTTGGGATCCGGGTCGTGCAGGTGCGGGTAGTCGCCTCGGATGTCGTGCAAGGGTTTGACCACCTGGTTGACGTAGGTACGCATGGTCAACTCAAGATCCGGTTCGTTGGTCGCGGCGAGGAATCGCTCCTGGTGATAACTCGTCTCGGCGATGGCCGCGGCCTGGCTGCTGGCGGCGTAGTAGACGCCGAAGGTGCCGTCGGTGAAGCGGCTGGTTTTGCCGATGTGGGTGAACGCGGCCATGACGGGTGTGGAGCCGGGGCCGGCGATGCGGTCCTCGGGGCGCACACGGGAGAGCACACCGGCTTCTTCCATCAACCGATCATTGGTCAGGGCTTCCAGGGCGTAGGCGGTGGGCAGGTCTTCGGGATCGAGCACGTCTTCGAACAACGAAATAGGCGGGAAGCAGCTGTTGACGATCCGGTAAGCCCGCGGCCATTGCGGGTCGGCCACCTCCGGCGCCATCAACCGCGTACTCCGTCGAGGTAGCGGCGCACGTCAGCGATGTCGACCACGCGGCCGGCCAGCATGTAGGACAGCGCCGACTGGCCATTGAACGGCGCGGCGGTGTTAGGGCTGCTGACCCAGGTGTAGGCGCGCTCGCGGCTGTTGCTGAAGATGATGCTCAGGGCTTTGTGGATGCCCATCAAATACGAGATGCGCTCCAGGGTGTCGTGGGGCAGGCGCACGTTGGGCGGCAGGTGTTTGTACTTGTAGAAGGTGGTATTGCCGACTTTGCCCAGAAGCGTGCGTTGCTGCTCGGCAGTGCAGCCCCAACGCTCCATGAGGTTGAAGAAAAACTTCAGCGCGACTCGACCGGCTTCGGGGGTATCGAGTTGTTGCTGTGGGCTTAAGGCAATGGATGAGGCAGGCATGGGGATGGCCTCCTGGGGTTTACGATGTCGTGATTTCAGACTAGTACAGATACGAACAATAATGAAATTTTAATTCGCAAACGTATTTATCTGTCCCTTCTTCGAAAAGAGCTTTCACGCCAGATTTTCCGCAGCCTGAAAAGATGCCGACACACGGTCCAACACGCACGTTGACACCCCCACAATAGGGGCAGAGAATTAAATCGAGAGCGCGAAACCGACTGCCTCCAAGTGGCAATAGTCGGCGTAGGAACCTCGTTGATGACTTGGAAATCGGCGCCTGGTGAGACCTCTTCTCCCCTGCTTGAGGGAGCACAATATCAAGCACCTTTTCATGAAAGCAGCCTGATCCAGGCTGCTTTTTTTTGCCTTGGGAAAAGGTTTCTTGATCAACCAACACTCAAAAAACGCCCACACCTCCCCCATCCGGGCCGTTTTTTTGACCCCGATCAGCCGCCCCCCCGCCAAAAAACCCGATCCTGTGTAAGCCTCCAGCCATCGGACGCGGAATCATTTCGCTACTAAACTCGGGACAAGCATGCTCAGCTGCAGGATCATAGCCAGCACGCGACCGACGCCCACCGGGCGGCAAGGTACACAACAATAGCCAGCCCACTTTAGAGGGCATTACCCAAATGGATAGCAGAACCTTACGCAACCTCATGCGCATCGTGCAGACCGGCTCATTGTCGGCGGCGGCAGAGCATTCCTGTTTGACGGTGCAGGCGTTGGCCGCGCAGTTGAACAAGGTCGAAGAGCAGTTCGGTTTTCGGTTGTTTCGTCGCTCCAACAAGGGGCTGACTCTGACAACGCAGGGCACGGAGCTCACGCCCTACATGGACAAGGTATTGGTCGCCACGCGGCAACTGGAAGAGAAAGTCGCCACGCTCAAAGTGCCTGGGCAGCGCACGCTCAAAGTTGCACTTAACACCACGCTCTCGGCCGACTTCAACCGGCGCATGATCGGACGCCTCATTGAGGTGTTTCCCGACTATCAACTGGAATTCAGCTACGCCGAGTCGATGGAAAACCTCAGCAAGTTGAAGAATGAGGACTTCGACCTGGCCGTGCTGATCGGGCCGCAACAACCGGGGTTACCCAGCATCGCCCTGCCCTATGTGCAGGTGCAGGTGGTCGGCGCTCATTGCGGTCAGGAAAACGACCCGCTGGTGCTGCTCGGCAACAAGTTTCAGGTTCGGCCGGCCGACGATTGTCCGTATTCCCACAGCTTCTTGCGCTTTCTCGACGCGGGCCTTGGCAACTACGAGTCAGGCAAACGGATGATCTATTCCTGCAGCGAGACCCTGACCCTGTCATTGATCACGCAAATGGACGGCCTGGGCATGGTTTCCCGTGAGGCGGCCCTGCGTAACGGCTTGACCATTTTCCCGGGTTTCGAGGACTCCCTCGAAGTGCGGCTCGCGATCAATAACCCAGAGTTGTCGGGCCAGGCCCTGAATGACGTGGTTGCTCTGCCGCTACATGAACGATCCGAGCGCGATGTACGCAACCGTTCCCACCGCTACGCTGAGAAAGAGGTTTTTGCTGAAATACGCACATAACAACGTCGGAATGGCTGCATAGAATTCCGGGCGATCGAGCTGCACATGCTGATCCTTGATCAACAGGGGCGTAAGGCTGATTGCAGCGACGATCGCCACCGGCAGAAACTCCAGCGCCCGGGCGACCAGGGGTGGCCAATGATCAGTGTTCACCTGCAGTGGCAACGCACGCGGCAGGAAGGTCACGGCCATCATCAGTGCGACGACCAGGATCAGGAACGTTTGGTCAGGCATACACCCACCCCGCAGCCCACGAATGTGGCGATGAAGACGTTGAAGGGTGAGTTGCCGATCAGGCTCAGAACACCCATGCAGGCAACCGCTGCCAGTGCGGCGATCAATTTTTTACGGGTGTTGCAGAGTGATACCAACACGTAGAGCATCATCGCCGTCAGCGCATAGTCGAGCTGGTACTTGATCAGGTGCGCTGCGTACTGGGCGCAAATCGCCCCCAGCAAACCGCCGATCACCCACGACGTATGGCAATACAGATTGAAGCCGATCAGGTAACGCACATTGACCGGTGCACCCTTGCCCAGTTTGACGCTGTGGAAAGCGAACGACTCATCGGTCAGCCCGCCGGCATAACACCAGCGCTCAAGGCGACTGAGCCCCAGCGCTTGCAGGGCCTTGGCCATGTAGACCGACATCAGCATATGCCGAGCATTGATCAGAAACGTGGTGAGGATGATGGTGGTCAGCGACGCACCACTGGAGATCAGCGCCAGAGCGGCGAACTGCGAGGCACCGGCGTAGACGAACAGGCACATCGCGACCGGCAGCCACACGGGCAACCCGGCATTGACGGCCATCAAACCAAACACAAACGACACCGTGAAGTAACCCGCCACTACCGGGCTGGCTTCAGCAAAGGTGCGCGAGGGCAGGGGCTCGACCATCAGCGGCTGGCTGCTGGACGTCTCATTCATAGGTCCCTCTCAAAGGTAGTTTCGCCGCGCGGCTCACAAAAGCCCTGGGCACTCCAAAAGCGTTTGCCGGCCAGATTAGCATCGTCGACGAACAGGAACATCCGCAGTACACCCACCCGTTTCATGTCTGCCGATGCCGCTTCCACCAGGCGTTGACCGACGCCCTGGCTGCGATACAACGGGCTCACCGCCAGGTGATTGATGGTGCCACGGCTGCCGAGCATGCCGCCCAACACCGCGCCGACCACTTCGCCACGGACATCGAGCGCGAGGAACGCGGTGGTGGTTTGCTGCACCAACACACCGCGCAGGCATTTGGCGTCCTGCCATTCACAGAACGACACTTCTTCGAATTGCCGAAAGAAGCGCTCCAGGCGTTGGGCGTCCTTGGCCGTCGCGCGCTGCAGCATCACTGGTGCAGAACACTCGGCGATGTTCATCATCGGGTCTAGCTGTTCAGCGAACAATGTCGAAAGCGGTCCCGGGCCGCGAGAAGGAAATGGCCAGAATCTGCCGATAGGCCATTTCGTGGGCATGGGTGTTGCGTGCCGGTGTCACGTAGTGACGCATGTCGCGATCGAGGAAGTAGGTGGTGTCGAGGATGTCCAGATAGGTCGTCGCCGCCAGCTGTTCCTCTTGGGCCGAATACAAACGGCTCTCCGC belongs to Pseudomonas sp. B21-015 and includes:
- a CDS encoding 4-oxalocrotonate tautomerase family protein, whose product is MPFVSVRITRDGVTSEQKAQVIAEITETLERVLNKRPDLTHIVIEEVDTDNWGYAGITTTQYRKQLAEEQGQS
- a CDS encoding RES family NAD+ phosphorylase, whose translation is MAPEVADPQWPRAYRIVNSCFPPISLFEDVLDPEDLPTAYALEALTNDRLMEEAGVLSRVRPEDRIAGPGSTPVMAAFTHIGKTSRFTDGTFGVYYAASSQAAAIAETSYHQERFLAATNEPDLELTMRTYVNQVVKPLHDIRGDYPHLHDPDPNAYGPAQAFARQLRETLSWGLLYNSVRLPGHECVAAFRPPAVSIPRQGKHIRYVWSASSRKISFVFEVSEM
- a CDS encoding MbcA/ParS/Xre antitoxin family protein, with the protein product MPASSIALSPQQQLDTPEAGRVALKFFFNLMERWGCTAEQQRTLLGKVGNTTFYKYKHLPPNVRLPHDTLERISYLMGIHKALSIIFSNSRERAYTWVSSPNTAAPFNGQSALSYMLAGRVVDIADVRRYLDGVRG
- a CDS encoding LysR family transcriptional regulator encodes the protein MDSRTLRNLMRIVQTGSLSAAAEHSCLTVQALAAQLNKVEEQFGFRLFRRSNKGLTLTTQGTELTPYMDKVLVATRQLEEKVATLKVPGQRTLKVALNTTLSADFNRRMIGRLIEVFPDYQLEFSYAESMENLSKLKNEDFDLAVLIGPQQPGLPSIALPYVQVQVVGAHCGQENDPLVLLGNKFQVRPADDCPYSHSFLRFLDAGLGNYESGKRMIYSCSETLTLSLITQMDGLGMVSREAALRNGLTIFPGFEDSLEVRLAINNPELSGQALNDVVALPLHERSERDVRNRSHRYAEKEVFAEIRT
- a CDS encoding AzlD domain-containing protein, whose amino-acid sequence is MPDQTFLILVVALMMAVTFLPRALPLQVNTDHWPPLVARALEFLPVAIVAAISLTPLLIKDQHVQLDRPEFYAAIPTLLCAYFSKNLFLSVAVGTVAYIALGSFM
- a CDS encoding AzlC family ABC transporter permease, which gives rise to MNETSSSQPLMVEPLPSRTFAEASPVVAGYFTVSFVFGLMAVNAGLPVWLPVAMCLFVYAGASQFAALALISSGASLTTIILTTFLINARHMLMSVYMAKALQALGLSRLERWCYAGGLTDESFAFHSVKLGKGAPVNVRYLIGFNLYCHTSWVIGGLLGAICAQYAAHLIKYQLDYALTAMMLYVLVSLCNTRKKLIAALAAVACMGVLSLIGNSPFNVFIATFVGCGVGVCLTKRS
- a CDS encoding GNAT family N-acetyltransferase, with product MLQRATAKDAQRLERFFRQFEEVSFCEWQDAKCLRGVLVQQTTTAFLALDVRGEVVGAVLGGMLGSRGTINHLAVSPLYRSQGVGQRLVEAASADMKRVGVLRMFLFVDDANLAGKRFWSAQGFCEPRGETTFERDL